From the genome of Gemmatimonas phototrophica, one region includes:
- a CDS encoding NAD(P)-dependent oxidoreductase, with protein sequence MHTQHSSDVVEAVRIGFIGTGLIGAPMVERLLECGRDVTVWNRTPDKCAALVAAGARQAESAAQVARDTDIVCLCLTDTQAVRDVMFGSGAMAATLREDSLVIDLSSIAPDTTREMARALEEACGAHWLDAPVSGGVPAARRGALIVFAGGEAEDIVRAAPVFGALAQRVTHMGGHGAGQLAKSCNQQIVACNLMVIAEMLAFAERSGVDAARLPEALAGGFADSLPLRIFGPRMAANVDQPRLGAVGTFRKDIEQVVRLASEVGAHVPVTRAALEQYRAALEHPSIGADGDASRLIRLLRPST encoded by the coding sequence ATGCACACGCAACACAGCTCCGATGTGGTGGAAGCGGTACGCATCGGCTTCATCGGAACAGGACTGATTGGCGCACCCATGGTGGAGCGCCTGCTGGAGTGTGGACGGGACGTAACGGTGTGGAATCGCACGCCGGACAAGTGTGCGGCGCTGGTGGCAGCGGGGGCACGCCAGGCGGAGTCTGCCGCGCAGGTGGCACGAGACACCGATATCGTCTGTCTTTGCCTTACCGATACGCAGGCCGTGCGCGACGTGATGTTTGGCAGCGGCGCGATGGCCGCAACGCTGCGCGAAGACTCGCTGGTGATAGATCTCTCGAGCATTGCCCCCGATACCACCCGCGAGATGGCCAGAGCTCTTGAGGAGGCCTGCGGGGCGCACTGGCTTGATGCCCCGGTATCGGGTGGAGTGCCGGCCGCGCGCCGCGGCGCCCTCATCGTATTCGCCGGCGGGGAAGCCGAGGACATTGTGCGCGCGGCACCGGTCTTTGGAGCGCTGGCGCAGCGTGTCACCCATATGGGCGGGCATGGGGCCGGTCAGCTGGCCAAGAGCTGCAACCAGCAAATTGTGGCCTGCAATCTGATGGTCATCGCCGAGATGCTGGCGTTTGCCGAACGCTCCGGCGTAGATGCCGCCCGTTTGCCCGAAGCATTGGCGGGTGGGTTTGCCGACTCGTTGCCATTGCGCATCTTTGGCCCGCGCATGGCCGCCAACGTGGACCAGCCCCGACTCGGTGCGGTGGGGACCTTCCGCAAGGACATCGAGCAAGTGGTACGTCTGGCCAGTGAAGTGGGAGCGCACGTTCCGGTAACGCGAGCGGCACTCGAACAATACCGCGCCGCCCTCGAACACCCGTCGATCGGTGCGGACGGTGATGCGTCGCGACTCATTCGTCTGCTGCGCCCCAGCACGTGA
- a CDS encoding dihydroxy-acid dehydratase — protein sequence MTRRFRSSAIYEGTLRATTHAFLQALGQDDDEIRRPHIGVFHTGGEMSPCNMNLRDQAQHAKTGIYAHGGMPHECPVVSVSDGLSVAHAGMRYSLVSRELIADSVEASTEAHQWDGIFAIGGCDKNLPGLMMGMLRCNMPAVFVHGGAALPGHWQGRDTNVAETYETIGKVLAGDATEDTLRALAHACLPTAGACAGQFTANTMGMVSEALGLAPVGSSMVPAVYSERAPLMRRAAASLMRAVMEDGPKPRDIVTRAALENACAVVSATGGSTNAALHLPALAHEAGIRFTLADVAAVFARTPLIADLQPGGRYLARDLHHVGGAGVVMKVLLEAGALHGETLTFTGRTLAEELAAAPAPDGRVVVPVSAARSPDGGVTVLTGNLCPDGALLKTAGLATLVHRGPARVFESEEAAQVAVTQRAYAAGEVLVIRNEGPRGGPGMREMLGITALLYGQGVGDKVALLTDGRFSGATRGLCIGHAGPEAADRGPIALLRDGDVIDIDARPTARRISVELSDSELAERLAVLPPRPSPVRGGLLEKYRAQVGAAHLGAVTHSGPG from the coding sequence GTGACGCGCCGCTTTCGTTCCAGCGCGATTTACGAAGGCACTCTGCGCGCGACGACCCACGCGTTCCTGCAGGCGCTTGGACAGGATGACGACGAGATTCGTCGTCCGCATATCGGGGTGTTTCACACGGGCGGTGAAATGAGCCCGTGCAACATGAACCTGCGGGATCAGGCGCAACACGCCAAGACCGGGATCTATGCCCACGGTGGCATGCCGCACGAGTGCCCCGTGGTGTCGGTGTCGGATGGGCTCTCGGTGGCGCACGCCGGCATGCGCTACTCTCTCGTGTCGCGCGAACTGATTGCCGACAGCGTGGAAGCGAGCACGGAGGCGCACCAATGGGATGGGATCTTCGCCATTGGCGGCTGCGACAAGAATCTCCCCGGTCTCATGATGGGGATGCTGCGGTGCAATATGCCCGCCGTGTTTGTGCATGGCGGCGCCGCCTTGCCAGGCCATTGGCAGGGACGCGATACCAACGTCGCCGAAACGTACGAAACCATTGGCAAAGTGCTCGCGGGCGACGCCACCGAAGACACGTTGCGGGCGCTGGCCCACGCCTGCCTGCCAACGGCGGGCGCCTGCGCTGGACAGTTCACCGCGAACACCATGGGGATGGTGTCGGAGGCGCTGGGGCTGGCGCCGGTTGGCTCCAGCATGGTTCCGGCAGTGTACAGTGAGCGCGCGCCACTCATGCGACGCGCCGCGGCGTCACTCATGCGCGCCGTCATGGAGGATGGCCCGAAGCCTCGGGATATCGTCACCCGCGCCGCGCTGGAGAATGCCTGTGCCGTGGTCTCCGCCACCGGCGGCTCCACCAATGCCGCGTTGCATCTGCCCGCTCTCGCACATGAGGCAGGTATTCGCTTCACGCTGGCGGATGTGGCCGCCGTGTTTGCGCGCACGCCGCTCATTGCCGACTTGCAGCCGGGCGGACGCTACCTGGCGCGCGATCTGCACCACGTGGGCGGCGCCGGTGTCGTGATGAAAGTGCTGCTGGAGGCCGGCGCATTGCACGGCGAGACGCTCACGTTTACGGGGCGCACGCTGGCCGAGGAGTTGGCAGCGGCGCCGGCGCCGGACGGGCGGGTGGTGGTGCCGGTGAGCGCCGCACGTTCCCCCGACGGGGGCGTGACGGTGCTCACCGGCAATCTCTGTCCAGATGGCGCACTGCTGAAAACCGCGGGGCTGGCCACCTTGGTGCATCGTGGACCGGCGCGAGTCTTTGAGAGTGAGGAAGCGGCGCAGGTGGCGGTGACGCAACGGGCCTATGCGGCAGGAGAGGTGCTCGTCATTCGGAACGAAGGGCCGCGCGGCGGACCAGGGATGCGCGAAATGCTGGGGATCACGGCGCTGTTGTACGGGCAGGGGGTGGGCGACAAGGTGGCGTTGCTCACCGACGGTCGCTTCAGCGGCGCCACGCGTGGGCTGTGCATTGGCCACGCCGGCCCCGAGGCCGCCGACCGCGGGCCCATTGCCCTGCTGCGCGACGGTGACGTGATCGATATCGACGCGCGCCCCACGGCGCGGCGCATCAGTGTGGAACTGAGCGACTCGGAGCTGGCGGAACGGTTGGCAGTGCTGCCGCCGCGTCCGTCACCGGTGCGAGGTGGTTTGCTGGAGAAATACCGGGCGCAGGTGGGTGCGGCCCACCTGGGCGCCGTGACCCACTCAGGGCCGGGCTGA
- a CDS encoding propionyl-CoA synthetase, whose translation MTDPRDAYTEAYLAARDNPEQFWGEAARALHWDVPWERVLDDTKAPLFRWFTGGQLNTCHNAIDRHVANGRGAQAAVIYDSPVTNTIRTISYAELLDEVARFAGVLQSLGVQRGDRVVIYMPMTPETLIGMYACARIGAVHSVVFGGFAPHELAVRIDDAEPKVILTASCGIEVQRMVPYKPLLDDALRLATHQPAHVVVLQRDVHRCELTPGRDHDWAQVMRNAQPVPCVPVLATDPLYVLYTSGTTGQPKGVVRDHGGHAVALHWSMQHVYGMQPGEVFWAASDFGWAVGHSYIVYAPLLYGCTTVVHEGKPVGTPDAGEFWRVIEQHDVRVLFTAPTAFRAIKREDPQGTFFTRYDLSRFRALFLAGERLDPDTYHWARALLQKPVVDHWWQTETGWPVAANCLGLTAFPVKPGSPTKPVPGYTVQILDDDGHEVPPNKEGAVVIKLPLPPGTLPTLWRNDARFVETYLSRYPGYYLTGDGGYIDEDGYLFIMGRVDDIIIVAGHNLSTGSMEQALSGHPDVAECAVIGVKDALKTQLPVGLVVLKAGVQRDAASLQAELVQRVREQVGPVANFRQVAIVARLPKTRSGKVLRKTMRAIADGDAWSVPATIDDPTTLSEITTALQQLGLARAPIIQIGGE comes from the coding sequence ATGACCGACCCACGCGATGCTTATACGGAGGCCTATCTGGCCGCCCGCGACAATCCGGAACAGTTCTGGGGCGAGGCCGCCCGGGCCCTGCATTGGGATGTGCCGTGGGAGCGTGTGCTCGACGACACCAAGGCGCCGCTCTTCCGCTGGTTCACCGGCGGCCAGCTGAATACCTGCCATAACGCCATCGATCGGCATGTGGCGAACGGGCGCGGAGCACAGGCGGCGGTCATTTACGACAGCCCGGTCACCAACACCATCCGCACCATCTCGTACGCAGAGTTGCTGGACGAAGTCGCTCGCTTTGCCGGAGTCTTGCAGTCACTGGGCGTACAACGTGGCGACCGGGTGGTGATCTACATGCCCATGACGCCGGAAACACTCATTGGCATGTACGCCTGTGCGCGCATTGGCGCCGTGCATTCCGTAGTGTTTGGCGGATTTGCGCCGCACGAGCTTGCCGTTCGCATTGATGACGCCGAACCCAAAGTCATCCTCACGGCGAGTTGTGGCATTGAAGTGCAGCGCATGGTGCCGTACAAGCCGTTGCTCGACGACGCACTGCGGCTGGCGACCCACCAGCCGGCGCATGTCGTCGTGTTGCAGCGCGACGTACATCGCTGCGAACTCACGCCGGGGCGGGACCACGACTGGGCCCAGGTCATGCGCAATGCGCAGCCGGTGCCGTGTGTCCCGGTGCTCGCCACCGACCCCTTGTATGTGCTGTACACCAGTGGTACCACCGGTCAACCCAAAGGGGTCGTGCGCGATCACGGCGGACACGCCGTGGCCCTGCACTGGAGCATGCAACACGTGTATGGCATGCAGCCTGGTGAAGTGTTCTGGGCGGCCAGCGACTTTGGCTGGGCGGTAGGCCATTCGTACATTGTGTATGCCCCCTTGCTGTATGGCTGCACCACGGTCGTACACGAAGGCAAACCGGTGGGCACCCCCGATGCCGGTGAATTCTGGCGCGTCATTGAACAGCATGACGTGCGCGTATTGTTCACGGCGCCGACCGCCTTTCGCGCCATCAAGCGTGAAGATCCACAAGGCACGTTCTTTACCCGTTACGATCTCTCACGCTTTCGCGCGCTCTTTCTGGCCGGTGAACGGCTCGACCCGGATACCTATCACTGGGCGCGGGCGCTGCTGCAGAAGCCCGTGGTGGACCATTGGTGGCAAACGGAAACCGGCTGGCCGGTGGCGGCCAATTGCCTGGGGCTCACGGCGTTCCCCGTGAAGCCAGGATCGCCCACCAAACCGGTGCCGGGGTATACGGTGCAGATTCTCGACGACGACGGTCATGAGGTGCCGCCCAACAAGGAAGGGGCCGTCGTCATCAAGCTGCCACTGCCACCAGGAACGTTGCCCACGCTCTGGCGCAACGACGCCCGATTCGTGGAGACGTATCTCTCCCGCTATCCCGGCTACTACCTCACCGGTGATGGTGGCTACATCGATGAAGACGGATACCTGTTCATCATGGGGCGCGTCGATGACATCATCATCGTCGCAGGGCACAATCTGTCCACCGGGTCCATGGAGCAGGCGCTCTCCGGACATCCCGATGTGGCCGAGTGCGCGGTCATTGGCGTGAAGGACGCGCTCAAGACACAGTTGCCGGTGGGGCTGGTGGTCCTCAAGGCCGGTGTGCAGCGCGACGCCGCCTCGTTGCAGGCCGAATTGGTGCAGCGCGTGCGCGAACAGGTTGGGCCGGTGGCCAATTTCCGTCAGGTGGCGATTGTGGCACGCCTGCCCAAGACCCGCTCCGGCAAAGTGCTCCGCAAAACGATGCGCGCGATTGCCGATGGTGACGCGTGGTCGGTGCCCGCCACCATCGACGACCCGACCACGCTGAGTGAAATCACGACGGCCCTGCAACAGCTTGGACTGGCTCGCGCGCCGATCATTCAGATTGGTGGCGAGTAG
- a CDS encoding SDR family NAD(P)-dependent oxidoreductase, which translates to MTNCDNTPVVLITGAATGIGAACARAFARSNWRVAITTLAATTAEAEAVRAECEAMGAAALVVALDVTNDDNCRAVALEVERHFGRLDGLVNCAGVTRFIPHADLEALPSSEFGRTNDVNVLGTFQMIRACRGALERSGNGAIVNYSSIAGLSGVGSSVAYAASKGAVISLTLSMARALAPHIRVNAVAPGYVAGGLPSRVLEPAALAAVEAKYLETQPLKTLLQPDDIAALTVFLVAGPAGITGEIIRMDNGLHLNG; encoded by the coding sequence ATGACGAACTGTGACAACACCCCGGTGGTGCTCATCACCGGGGCAGCGACCGGCATTGGTGCGGCGTGTGCCCGCGCCTTTGCGCGCAGCAACTGGCGGGTGGCCATTACCACACTGGCCGCCACAACGGCCGAAGCCGAGGCGGTGCGCGCGGAGTGTGAAGCGATGGGTGCGGCCGCTCTGGTCGTTGCGCTCGACGTGACCAACGACGACAACTGCCGCGCCGTGGCGTTGGAAGTTGAACGGCACTTCGGTCGCCTGGACGGACTGGTGAATTGCGCAGGTGTGACGCGATTCATTCCGCACGCCGACCTTGAGGCGTTGCCGTCGAGTGAGTTTGGCCGGACCAACGATGTGAACGTGCTGGGGACCTTTCAGATGATCCGCGCCTGTCGCGGGGCGCTGGAGCGCAGCGGCAACGGCGCCATCGTGAACTATTCCTCCATTGCCGGCCTGTCCGGGGTGGGGTCGAGTGTCGCCTATGCCGCCAGCAAGGGCGCGGTCATTTCGCTCACCCTGAGCATGGCCCGCGCGTTGGCGCCACACATTCGGGTGAACGCGGTCGCACCGGGCTATGTGGCGGGGGGGTTGCCGAGTCGGGTGCTTGAGCCGGCCGCACTGGCGGCGGTGGAAGCCAAGTACCTTGAAACACAGCCGCTCAAGACGTTGCTGCAACCCGATGACATTGCCGCACTCACTGTGTTCCTGGTGGCCGGACCGGCCGGTATCACCGGCGAAATCATCCGAATGGACAACGGGCTTCACCTGAACGGCTGA